One segment of Micromonospora parathelypteridis DNA contains the following:
- a CDS encoding lysophospholipid acyltransferase family protein, with amino-acid sequence MARRRLGFWQRFAVGLVKPVMTVWTRRTWRGQEHLRRDGGVIIVANHISHADPLVSAHFIFDSGLWPQYLGKASVFRVPVVGWILHRCRQIPVERGTVDAVRSLDSLVAALEEGGAVVIYPEGTTTRQPDLWPMKAKTGAARLALATGAPVVPVVMWGPEQLFDPRTSRVNPRPRLPVTVVAGEPIDLSRWADAQPTRATLEEMTDTIMLRLRDMLAEIRGGTPPPLWQRTSRSSAGREQQGGEA; translated from the coding sequence GTGGCACGGCGGAGGCTGGGGTTCTGGCAACGGTTCGCCGTGGGGCTGGTGAAGCCCGTGATGACCGTGTGGACCCGGCGCACCTGGCGCGGCCAGGAGCATCTCCGACGCGACGGTGGCGTGATCATCGTGGCGAACCACATCTCGCACGCCGACCCGCTGGTCTCCGCGCACTTCATCTTCGACTCCGGGCTCTGGCCGCAGTACCTGGGCAAGGCCAGCGTGTTCCGGGTGCCGGTGGTCGGCTGGATCCTGCACCGGTGCCGGCAGATCCCGGTCGAGCGGGGCACCGTCGACGCGGTCCGCTCACTGGATTCGCTGGTTGCCGCGCTCGAGGAGGGTGGCGCCGTGGTGATCTACCCGGAGGGCACCACCACCCGACAGCCGGATCTGTGGCCGATGAAGGCCAAGACCGGTGCCGCCCGGCTGGCCCTGGCCACCGGCGCCCCCGTCGTACCGGTGGTGATGTGGGGGCCGGAGCAACTCTTCGACCCACGGACCAGCCGCGTCAACCCGCGCCCCCGGCTCCCGGTGACCGTTGTCGCCGGGGAACCGATCGACCTGAGCCGGTGGGCGGACGCCCAGCCGACCCGGGCCACCCTCGAAGAGATGACGGACACCATCATGTTGCGGCTGCGGGACATGCTCGCCGAGATTCGTGGCGGCACCCCGCCGCCTCTGTGGCAGCGAACGAGCCGGTCCTCCGCCGGACGCGAGCAGCAGGGTGGTGAGGCATGA
- a CDS encoding NUDIX hydrolase, which produces MAAVTGIRAAGGVAWRPTSDGVRVCVVHRPRYGDWTLPKGKLEPGEHALAAAVREVAEEADVRGVPQVRLPSVRYRSEGQDKLVDYWSMLAAASGGFQPDTEVDDIRWLAVDDAIRLVSYPHDSEVLAAFAALPSVTATIVLARHAHAGRRATWSGPDVGRPLDAEGWAQANALAGLVALIRPARLVSASPRRCVQTLDPAAALLDLPIEICGDLDEPQPGQQGDEQILATAASLLALAGAGGQVAVCSQGKVLPGALERLTGRADKDFTTPKGGAWLLAFTADRLLAADRL; this is translated from the coding sequence TTGGCTGCCGTGACCGGCATTCGGGCGGCGGGCGGGGTGGCCTGGCGGCCGACCTCCGACGGCGTGCGCGTCTGTGTGGTGCACCGCCCCCGCTACGGCGACTGGACGCTGCCGAAGGGCAAGCTGGAGCCGGGCGAGCACGCGCTTGCCGCGGCGGTCCGCGAAGTCGCCGAGGAGGCCGACGTGCGGGGCGTACCGCAGGTCCGGCTGCCGTCGGTGCGCTATCGCAGCGAGGGGCAGGACAAGCTGGTCGACTACTGGTCGATGCTCGCGGCGGCGAGCGGCGGTTTCCAACCGGACACCGAGGTGGACGACATCCGTTGGCTCGCGGTGGACGACGCGATCCGGTTGGTCAGCTACCCCCACGACTCCGAGGTGTTGGCGGCGTTCGCCGCGCTGCCGTCGGTGACGGCGACGATCGTGCTGGCCCGGCATGCCCACGCCGGTAGGCGGGCCACCTGGTCCGGCCCGGACGTCGGCCGCCCCCTGGACGCCGAGGGGTGGGCCCAGGCGAACGCGCTGGCCGGCCTGGTCGCCCTGATCCGGCCGGCCCGGCTGGTGTCGGCGTCACCGCGACGCTGCGTGCAGACACTGGATCCGGCTGCCGCGCTGCTCGACCTGCCGATCGAGATCTGCGGCGACCTGGACGAGCCACAGCCCGGCCAGCAGGGCGACGAACAGATCCTGGCCACCGCAGCCAGCCTGCTGGCGCTGGCCGGCGCCGGTGGGCAGGTGGCGGTGTGCAGCCAGGGGAAGGTGCTGCCGGGCGCCCTGGAGCGGTTGACCGGCCGCGCCGACAAGGATTTCACCACCCCCAAGGGCGGCGCCTGGTTACTCGCCTTCACCGCCGACCGGCTGCTGGCCGCCGACCGCCTGTAG
- a CDS encoding cold-shock protein has product MQGTVASYDAATRSGVLLLDDGTEMRFPARAFDASGLRLLRLGQRVRIDTDPDGEVVRVTLPTMI; this is encoded by the coding sequence ATGCAGGGCACGGTGGCCAGCTACGACGCGGCGACGCGCAGCGGAGTCCTGCTGCTCGACGACGGCACCGAGATGCGCTTCCCCGCCCGGGCCTTCGACGCCTCCGGGCTGCGGCTGCTCCGGCTCGGTCAGCGGGTTCGCATCGACACCGATCCCGACGGCGAGGTCGTCCGGGTGACATTGCCGACGATGATCTGA
- a CDS encoding NAD(P)H-dependent glycerol-3-phosphate dehydrogenase — protein MTGHVAVLGAGSWGTAFAKILADAGRDVTVWARRAPVAESIRVERRNPEYLPGVLLPAGVTATADAAEAITGAEVVVLAVPSQTLRGNLAEWAAHLHPDSTLVSLMKGIELGTTKRMSEVIVETAGVAADRVVVVSGPNLAPEIAAEQPAATVVAGTNSHRTVLVQASIRTPYLRPYTNDDVIGCELGGAVKNVIALSYGIATAMGFGDNTRAMLMTRGLAETARLGVALGADPITFAGLAGMGDLVASCSSPLARNRTFGEHLGRGETLEQAQAATRQTAEGVKSCLAIRDLARAHGVEMPITEHVERICHEGMDPRLAVENLMSRTAKPESYE, from the coding sequence ATGACCGGCCACGTCGCGGTTCTCGGTGCCGGTTCCTGGGGCACCGCGTTCGCCAAGATCCTCGCGGACGCGGGGCGGGACGTGACGGTGTGGGCCCGTCGCGCGCCGGTCGCCGAGAGCATCCGGGTCGAGCGCCGCAACCCGGAGTACCTGCCCGGCGTGCTGTTGCCGGCCGGAGTCACCGCCACCGCGGACGCGGCCGAGGCGATCACCGGCGCCGAGGTGGTGGTGCTCGCCGTGCCGTCGCAGACCCTGCGCGGCAACCTCGCCGAATGGGCCGCGCACCTGCACCCGGACTCGACCCTGGTGTCGCTGATGAAGGGCATCGAGCTCGGCACCACCAAACGGATGAGCGAGGTCATCGTGGAGACCGCCGGGGTCGCCGCGGACCGGGTGGTCGTCGTGTCCGGTCCGAACCTGGCCCCGGAGATCGCCGCCGAGCAGCCCGCCGCGACCGTGGTCGCCGGGACGAACAGCCACCGCACCGTTCTCGTGCAGGCGTCGATCCGGACGCCCTACCTGCGCCCGTACACCAACGACGACGTGATCGGCTGCGAGTTGGGCGGGGCGGTCAAGAACGTGATCGCCCTGTCGTACGGCATCGCCACCGCGATGGGCTTCGGCGACAACACCCGGGCCATGCTGATGACCCGAGGGCTGGCCGAGACGGCCCGGCTGGGCGTGGCGCTCGGCGCGGACCCGATCACCTTCGCCGGCCTCGCGGGCATGGGCGACCTGGTCGCCTCCTGCTCGTCCCCGCTGGCCCGCAACCGCACCTTCGGCGAGCACCTGGGCCGGGGCGAGACGTTGGAGCAGGCCCAGGCCGCCACCCGGCAGACCGCCGAGGGCGTGAAGAGCTGCCTGGCGATCCGCGACCTGGCCCGGGCACACGGCGTCGAGATGCCGATCACCGAGCACGTCGAGCGGATCTGCCACGAGGGGATGGACCCGCGTCTCGCCGTGGAGAACCTGATGAGCCGAACCGCCAAACCCGAGTCGTACGA
- a CDS encoding CYTH and CHAD domain-containing protein, which translates to MVEEEQKYEVDDAYVLPDLTAASPAGGRVRALPPVTLVARYLDTVDLRLARAGASLRHRRGDQLPWTVKLPTGTPGVRHEISRPGPAGQPPPDLLELVTVLHRGAPVAPVTVVRTVRHAYEVCDKSGTVLVEVVDDRVTVLDDAGATTGTFRELEAELKAGDRKLLDRVGAVLREAGAQGGAFTPKHVRALGATAQADPDLVAPAGLTAEPSAGDVVTEAIRKEIRRLLAHDPLVRLRAPAAGGDTAVHQMRVACRRLRSDLRTFKPLIRKTWSRPLRDELRWLAGVLGAARDAEVLRKRLRKTASADPLSPLDQGAVDRLDEVLAGRQRRALTAIDEALRSTRYLALVDSLVLAARSPRLTRRSAAPAAEALPALVARPWRRLAGPEGVDGLDAQSPDDRWHAVRKEGKQARYAVNAVAPTVGKGARRLSRALAGVQDVLGEHQDAAVAADTWLEIAAERPDDHELAVTAGRLAERERQSVRRMRDAFPAAWHRATRRRRTSWLP; encoded by the coding sequence ATGGTCGAGGAGGAACAGAAGTACGAGGTGGACGACGCCTACGTGCTGCCGGACCTGACCGCCGCGTCCCCGGCCGGAGGTCGGGTCCGGGCGTTACCACCGGTGACGCTCGTCGCCCGCTACCTCGACACGGTCGACCTGCGGCTGGCCCGAGCCGGCGCCTCGCTGCGCCACCGCCGTGGCGACCAGCTGCCCTGGACGGTGAAGCTGCCGACCGGGACGCCGGGCGTCCGGCACGAGATCTCCCGCCCCGGTCCGGCGGGTCAGCCACCGCCGGACCTGCTGGAGTTGGTCACCGTGCTGCACCGCGGGGCCCCGGTGGCCCCGGTGACGGTGGTGCGCACGGTCCGGCACGCGTACGAGGTGTGTGACAAGTCCGGCACGGTGCTCGTCGAGGTGGTGGACGACCGGGTGACCGTGCTCGACGACGCCGGCGCCACCACTGGCACGTTCCGTGAGTTGGAGGCGGAGCTCAAGGCCGGCGACCGGAAGCTGCTCGACCGGGTCGGCGCGGTGCTGCGCGAGGCTGGCGCCCAGGGCGGCGCGTTCACCCCGAAGCACGTACGGGCACTGGGCGCGACCGCACAGGCCGATCCGGACCTGGTCGCGCCGGCGGGGCTGACCGCGGAGCCGAGCGCCGGCGACGTGGTGACCGAGGCGATCCGCAAGGAGATCCGCCGGCTGCTGGCCCACGACCCGCTGGTCCGGCTGCGTGCCCCGGCCGCCGGTGGCGACACGGCCGTGCACCAGATGCGGGTTGCCTGTCGACGCCTGCGCAGTGATCTGCGCACCTTCAAACCGCTGATCCGCAAGACCTGGTCCCGTCCGCTGCGTGACGAGCTGCGTTGGCTGGCCGGTGTTCTCGGCGCGGCCCGCGACGCCGAGGTGCTGCGCAAGCGACTCCGTAAGACCGCGAGCGCCGATCCGCTCAGCCCGCTCGACCAGGGCGCGGTGGACCGGCTGGACGAGGTGCTCGCCGGGCGGCAACGGAGGGCACTCACCGCTATCGACGAGGCGCTGCGCTCCACGCGCTACCTCGCCCTGGTGGACTCCCTGGTGCTGGCCGCCCGGTCGCCCCGGCTCACCCGTCGGTCGGCTGCCCCCGCGGCGGAGGCGCTGCCCGCGCTGGTGGCCCGCCCCTGGAGGCGGCTGGCCGGGCCGGAAGGCGTCGACGGGCTCGACGCGCAGTCGCCGGACGACCGCTGGCACGCCGTGCGCAAGGAGGGCAAACAGGCCCGGTACGCGGTCAACGCGGTGGCACCGACCGTCGGCAAGGGTGCCCGCCGGCTGTCCCGCGCCCTCGCCGGTGTGCAGGACGTGCTCGGCGAGCACCAGGATGCGGCCGTGGCAGCGGACACCTGGCTGGAGATCGCCGCCGAGCGGCCGGACGACCACGAGCTGGCGGTCACCGCCGGGCGGCTGGCCGAGCGCGAACGCCAGTCGGTCCGCCGGATGCGGGATGCCTTCCCGGCTGCCTGGCACCGGGCCACCCGGCGGCGGCGGACCAGTTGGCTGCCGTGA
- the cofC gene encoding 2-phospho-L-lactate guanylyltransferase, whose amino-acid sequence MSQPRWAVVVPVKHLTAAKSRLRGALPGVPHEELALALAADTLRAVLACPAVAEALVVTDDTRVAAAARAAGARALPDGPDAGLNAAFRHGAAGTIAGWVAALTADLPALRPAELAGALLAAQNGRPAVRRFVPDAPGSGTTLLTAPPGVPLDPHFGVGSAVAHAASGALPLSGDWPSLRRDVDTAADLTAAARLGLGPRTAALVAASRPAHSAG is encoded by the coding sequence GTGAGTCAGCCGAGGTGGGCCGTGGTGGTGCCGGTGAAGCATCTGACGGCGGCCAAGAGCCGCCTGCGGGGCGCGCTGCCTGGCGTACCGCACGAGGAGCTGGCACTGGCGCTGGCGGCCGACACACTCCGCGCGGTGCTGGCCTGCCCGGCGGTCGCCGAGGCCCTGGTGGTGACCGACGACACTCGGGTGGCGGCGGCGGCGCGGGCCGCCGGAGCGCGGGCGCTGCCCGACGGGCCGGACGCCGGCCTGAACGCCGCTTTCCGGCACGGCGCGGCCGGGACCATCGCCGGGTGGGTGGCGGCGCTCACCGCGGATCTGCCAGCGCTGCGCCCGGCCGAGCTGGCCGGCGCGCTGCTCGCGGCGCAGAACGGCCGACCCGCGGTACGCCGCTTCGTGCCGGACGCCCCCGGCAGCGGCACGACGCTGCTCACCGCCCCGCCGGGCGTACCGCTGGATCCGCACTTCGGGGTGGGCTCGGCGGTGGCGCACGCGGCCAGTGGGGCGCTGCCGCTGAGCGGCGACTGGCCCAGCCTGCGCCGGGACGTGGACACCGCCGCGGACCTGACCGCCGCCGCCCGGCTCGGGCTGGGGCCGCGTACCGCCGCACTCGTCGCCGCCAGCCGCCCGGCCCACTCCGCCGGCTGA
- a CDS encoding RNA degradosome polyphosphate kinase yields MSTPREQPAHPPATDLRNGSRVRGTDGRFRPSRAERAGAARADTLADDPGAASTGLDEVLDPAPSNAEGVNGPTTGDVHQVLPSDLPTNAEKEDEDDEPPAAPPLPEDRFLNRELSWLDFNARVLTLAEDQRTPLLERAKFLAIFASNLDEFYMVRIAGLKRRLSAGLPVRGGDRLPLRTQLELIAERTAELGARHAACFVDDVLPKLADEGIRILRWAELGDPERERLRTYFREHIFPVLTPLAVDPAHPFPYISGRSLNLAVAVRDPDGGSELFARVKVPNNVPRFVRVDRDQPGVRMLPVEDLISVHLGQLFSGMQVVECHLFRVTRNAEVEVDEDRDEDLLQALERELARRRFGPPVRLEAAASISDHMLELLVRELDMNEQDVLRVPGLLDLSALWQVYGEADRPDLKDPPFVPSTHPRLAEGEVPRSVFSTLRDGDILVHHPYHSFATSVQRFIEQAAADPNVLAIKQTLYRTSGDSPIVDALVDAAAAGKQVVVLVEVKARFDEVANIGWARTLERAGCHVVYGLVGLKTHCKTALVVRQEGNQIRRYCHIGTGNYHPKTARLYEDFGMLTADPEIGADLTDLFNVLTGYSRQTAYRRLLVAPQGIRSGLIERIEREISHVRLGMPGLVQFKVNSLVDEGVTDALYRASQAGVHVDLLIRGMCTLRPGVPGLSENIRVRSILGRFLEHSRVFRFGNNGEAEFWMGSADLMHRNLDRRVEALVQVSDPIARAELDQVLTAAMSPDVDAFELAGDGTWTRRAGGDEKAPAHLQELLLRRVGGTAS; encoded by the coding sequence GTGAGCACCCCTCGCGAGCAACCGGCCCACCCGCCCGCCACCGACCTCCGCAACGGCTCCCGCGTACGCGGCACCGACGGCCGCTTCCGCCCGTCCCGCGCCGAACGCGCCGGTGCGGCCCGCGCCGACACCCTGGCCGACGACCCCGGTGCCGCCTCCACCGGGCTGGACGAAGTCCTCGACCCCGCGCCGTCAAACGCCGAGGGGGTGAACGGCCCGACCACCGGTGACGTCCACCAGGTCCTGCCGAGCGACCTACCGACAAACGCCGAGAAGGAGGACGAGGACGACGAACCGCCGGCGGCCCCGCCGCTGCCGGAGGACCGTTTCCTCAACCGGGAGCTCTCCTGGCTCGACTTCAACGCCCGGGTGCTCACCCTGGCCGAGGATCAACGCACCCCGTTGCTGGAACGGGCCAAGTTTCTGGCGATCTTCGCCAGCAACCTCGACGAGTTCTACATGGTGCGGATCGCCGGGCTGAAGCGGCGGCTCTCCGCCGGCCTGCCCGTGCGCGGCGGGGACCGGCTGCCCCTGCGCACCCAGTTGGAGCTGATCGCCGAGCGGACCGCCGAGCTGGGTGCCCGGCACGCCGCCTGCTTCGTCGACGACGTGCTGCCCAAGCTGGCCGACGAGGGCATCCGCATACTGCGCTGGGCCGAGCTGGGCGACCCCGAGCGGGAACGGCTGCGCACCTACTTCCGGGAGCACATCTTCCCGGTGCTGACCCCGCTCGCCGTGGACCCGGCGCACCCGTTCCCGTACATCTCGGGGCGGTCGCTGAACCTGGCGGTGGCGGTTCGCGACCCGGATGGCGGTTCGGAGCTGTTCGCCCGGGTGAAGGTGCCCAACAACGTTCCCCGCTTCGTCCGCGTGGACCGGGACCAGCCGGGCGTACGGATGCTGCCGGTGGAGGACCTGATCTCGGTGCACCTGGGCCAGCTGTTCAGCGGCATGCAGGTGGTCGAGTGCCACCTGTTCCGGGTCACCCGCAACGCCGAGGTGGAGGTCGACGAGGACCGCGACGAGGATCTGCTCCAGGCCCTGGAGCGGGAGCTGGCCCGGCGGCGGTTCGGCCCACCGGTCCGCCTGGAGGCGGCCGCGTCCATCTCCGATCACATGCTGGAGTTGCTCGTCCGCGAGCTGGACATGAACGAGCAGGACGTGTTGCGGGTGCCCGGGCTGCTGGACCTGTCCGCGTTGTGGCAGGTCTACGGCGAGGCCGACCGGCCGGACCTCAAGGACCCGCCGTTCGTACCCTCCACCCACCCCCGGCTCGCCGAGGGTGAGGTGCCGCGCAGCGTCTTCTCGACCCTGCGCGACGGGGACATCCTGGTGCACCACCCGTACCACTCGTTCGCCACCAGCGTGCAGCGCTTCATTGAGCAGGCCGCCGCCGACCCGAACGTGCTGGCCATCAAGCAGACCCTCTACCGCACCAGCGGCGACTCCCCGATCGTCGACGCGTTGGTCGACGCGGCCGCCGCCGGCAAGCAGGTGGTGGTGCTGGTGGAGGTGAAGGCCCGCTTCGACGAGGTGGCCAACATCGGCTGGGCCCGCACCCTGGAACGCGCCGGCTGCCACGTGGTGTACGGCCTGGTCGGCCTCAAGACGCACTGCAAGACCGCGCTGGTGGTCCGCCAGGAGGGCAACCAGATTCGCCGCTACTGCCACATCGGCACCGGCAACTACCACCCGAAGACCGCCCGACTGTACGAGGACTTCGGCATGCTCACCGCCGACCCGGAGATCGGCGCCGACCTCACCGACCTGTTCAACGTGCTCACCGGGTACAGCCGGCAGACCGCGTACCGGCGGTTGCTGGTCGCCCCGCAGGGCATCCGCAGCGGCCTCATCGAGCGGATCGAGCGGGAGATCTCCCACGTCCGGCTGGGCATGCCCGGCCTCGTCCAGTTCAAGGTCAACTCTCTGGTCGACGAGGGTGTGACCGACGCGCTGTACCGGGCCTCCCAGGCCGGCGTGCACGTCGACCTGCTCATCCGGGGCATGTGCACGCTGCGCCCGGGCGTGCCGGGGTTGTCGGAGAACATCCGCGTCCGCTCGATCCTCGGCCGTTTCCTGGAACACTCCCGGGTCTTCCGGTTCGGCAACAACGGCGAGGCCGAGTTCTGGATGGGCTCGGCCGACCTGATGCACCGCAACCTCGACCGCCGGGTGGAGGCGCTGGTGCAGGTGAGCGACCCGATCGCCCGCGCCGAACTGGACCAGGTGCTGACCGCCGCGATGAGCCCCGACGTGGACGCGTTCGAACTGGCCGGTGACGGCACGTGGACCCGGCGTGCCGGCGGGGACGAGAAAGCCCCGGCTCATCTGCAGGAACTCCTGCTACGCCGCGTCGGTGGCACGGCCAGTTGA
- a CDS encoding endonuclease/exonuclease/phosphatase family protein, which translates to MRYRQLTTGTLALGVILLIDVLRVWLPGIITIFGQAASTPAELMGAFALGWFVLAMGAPAVVRRVGARPVTVVAAVLLAVARLMLTAAPGGRTQLWLATAGLLAGLVWLVGIAADTDRPVPGLALGFAVNAALHAVLDTFDLVWRGDWVAWLLSSVAVALFLLGTALPGTRADTALPGTRADTALPGTRADTAQSGTRADTAQQPGTRVGGGGGGGGGGGGARAWLLAGPALLLTGMVALSPALARTGMSYLFVGDGVASSPLSGMAPVPVAVAGFLFAALTRPPSRWGRAYGPVALLAGAVLFALDRGDLLLPAILLAAVGLGGCLALTDNASRPDDGTVSASSAAATDTDGTADAASDRTGDETGGGRAAARRGYAVAAGMLVFALGAVGYYSAYDLGYPNAAVPVVVAVLVAVVAFAARPVVAWRSGPFPPLRAAGAVTALALLAPVLADEVPVASNRDGPPERLTVVAYNIRMGFGLDGRFDLAGLTEAVQQQRPDVVLLSEVDRAWLLNGGHDTLDLLADRLGMPYVFGPAADPVWGDAVLSRWPVTDPRSLPLPAVGAPTGAQALAVTLDLGDGVRTAVVSTHLQPPPGQGPVVQARAVADFAIGYAAGRPLVVAGDLNTEPGDEAFGQFTNAGLADALAAARPLATSPADDPREQIDHVFVSPGLTPSDPVAVRSTASDHLPVAVTLTLPPR; encoded by the coding sequence GTGCGCTACCGCCAGCTCACCACCGGGACGCTCGCGCTGGGCGTCATCCTCCTCATCGACGTACTGCGGGTCTGGCTGCCCGGCATCATCACCATCTTCGGTCAGGCGGCGTCCACCCCGGCCGAGCTGATGGGCGCGTTCGCCCTCGGCTGGTTCGTGCTCGCGATGGGGGCACCCGCGGTCGTCCGCCGCGTCGGAGCCCGCCCGGTCACGGTCGTCGCCGCCGTACTGCTCGCCGTCGCCCGGCTCATGCTCACCGCCGCCCCCGGAGGGCGTACGCAGCTCTGGTTGGCCACCGCCGGACTGCTCGCCGGGCTGGTCTGGCTGGTCGGCATCGCCGCGGACACCGACCGGCCGGTCCCCGGGTTGGCGCTGGGGTTCGCGGTCAACGCGGCCCTGCACGCGGTGCTGGACACGTTCGACCTGGTCTGGCGAGGCGACTGGGTGGCCTGGCTGCTCAGCTCGGTTGCGGTGGCGCTGTTCCTGCTCGGCACGGCACTGCCCGGTACCCGGGCCGACACGGCACTGCCCGGTACCCGGGCCGACACGGCACTGCCCGGTACCCGGGCCGACACGGCGCAGTCCGGTACCCGGGCCGACACGGCGCAGCAGCCCGGCACCCGGGTCGGTGGCGGTGGCGGTGGCGGTGGCGGTGGCGGTGGCGCCCGAGCGTGGCTGCTGGCCGGGCCCGCGCTGCTGCTGACCGGGATGGTGGCGCTCTCCCCGGCGCTGGCCCGGACCGGAATGTCGTACCTGTTCGTCGGCGACGGGGTGGCTTCTTCGCCGTTGTCCGGCATGGCGCCGGTGCCGGTGGCGGTCGCGGGGTTCCTGTTCGCCGCGTTGACCCGGCCGCCGTCGCGGTGGGGCCGAGCGTACGGACCGGTGGCGCTGCTGGCCGGCGCGGTGCTGTTCGCCCTCGACCGGGGTGACCTGCTCCTCCCGGCCATCCTGCTCGCCGCTGTGGGTCTCGGCGGCTGCCTCGCCCTCACCGACAATGCCAGCCGCCCGGACGACGGCACCGTGAGCGCGAGCAGCGCTGCCGCCACTGACACGGACGGCACCGCTGACGCCGCCAGCGACAGGACGGGCGACGAGACGGGCGGTGGGCGGGCGGCGGCCCGTCGGGGGTACGCGGTCGCCGCCGGAATGCTCGTCTTCGCGCTGGGAGCGGTCGGGTACTACTCGGCCTACGACCTCGGCTACCCCAACGCGGCGGTGCCCGTAGTGGTGGCCGTGCTGGTCGCCGTCGTGGCGTTCGCCGCCCGTCCCGTCGTCGCGTGGCGCTCCGGGCCGTTTCCGCCGCTACGGGCGGCGGGCGCGGTCACCGCGCTGGCCCTCCTGGCGCCGGTGCTCGCCGACGAGGTGCCGGTGGCCAGCAACCGGGACGGCCCGCCAGAGCGGTTGACCGTGGTGGCGTACAACATCCGGATGGGTTTCGGGCTGGACGGTCGGTTCGACCTGGCCGGGCTCACCGAGGCCGTCCAGCAGCAGCGGCCCGACGTGGTGTTGCTCAGCGAGGTGGACCGGGCCTGGCTGCTCAACGGTGGGCACGACACCCTCGACCTGCTGGCCGACCGGCTCGGTATGCCGTACGTCTTCGGGCCGGCGGCCGACCCGGTGTGGGGTGACGCTGTGCTGAGCCGTTGGCCGGTCACCGATCCGCGGTCCCTCCCGCTGCCGGCGGTCGGGGCGCCCACCGGAGCGCAGGCGCTCGCCGTCACGCTGGACCTCGGTGACGGCGTCCGTACCGCCGTGGTCAGCACCCACCTGCAACCTCCGCCCGGGCAGGGCCCGGTGGTCCAGGCCCGCGCGGTCGCCGACTTCGCCATCGGGTACGCGGCCGGCCGGCCCCTGGTGGTGGCCGGCGACCTGAACACCGAGCCGGGCGACGAGGCGTTCGGACAGTTCACCAACGCGGGCCTGGCCGACGCGTTGGCGGCCGCCCGGCCACTGGCAACCAGCCCGGCGGACGACCCGCGCGAGCAGATCGACCACGTCTTCGTCTCGCCCGGCCTGACGCCCAGCGACCCGGTTGCGGTGCGCAGCACGGCCAGTGACCACCTGCCGGTCGCGGTGACCCTGACTCTGCCGCCCCGCTGA